The following are encoded together in the Parabacteroides chongii genome:
- the ald gene encoding alanine dehydrogenase, translated as MIIGIPKEIKNNENRVALTPAGAKELVKRGHTVYVQHTAGENSGFPDSAYVEAGAQILPSISDVYQIAEMIVKVKEPIAAEYSLVRKGQLVFTYFHFASDEKLTLAMMDSGSICLAYETVENPDGTLPLLIPMSEVAGRMSIQEGARFLEKPQGGKGILLGGVPGVKPARVLVLGGGIVGHSAALMAAGLGADVTIADISLPRLRYLEQIMPANVKTLYSSTHNIEAELPYTDLVIGAVLIPGAKAPHLITKDMLQRMKPGSVLVDVAIDQGGCFETSHPTTHADPVYTVDDIVHYCVANIPGAVPQTSTLALTNATLPYVLELADKGWKEACKEDKSLYPGLNIIEGKIVYPAVAEAFGLPCYPAVL; from the coding sequence ATGATCATCGGAATTCCCAAAGAAATCAAAAACAATGAGAACCGTGTAGCGCTTACGCCTGCCGGAGCTAAAGAATTGGTGAAGAGAGGACACACCGTGTATGTACAACATACAGCCGGTGAAAACAGCGGTTTTCCTGATTCAGCCTATGTAGAAGCCGGAGCACAGATTCTCCCGTCGATAAGCGACGTTTACCAGATTGCTGAAATGATCGTTAAAGTAAAAGAGCCGATTGCCGCTGAATACTCATTGGTACGAAAGGGGCAACTGGTCTTTACCTACTTCCATTTTGCCTCAGATGAAAAACTGACACTTGCCATGATGGACAGCGGTTCCATCTGCCTGGCTTATGAGACAGTGGAAAATCCGGACGGCACACTTCCGCTCCTGATCCCCATGAGTGAAGTAGCCGGACGCATGTCTATACAGGAAGGTGCCCGTTTCCTGGAGAAGCCTCAAGGTGGAAAAGGTATCCTCCTGGGGGGCGTACCGGGTGTAAAACCGGCCCGTGTACTGGTTTTAGGAGGAGGTATAGTCGGACACAGTGCAGCATTGATGGCAGCCGGTCTCGGTGCTGACGTGACAATAGCCGATATTTCACTTCCTCGCCTGCGTTACCTGGAGCAGATCATGCCTGCCAACGTAAAAACACTTTATTCTTCAACCCATAACATCGAGGCAGAGCTTCCATACACCGACCTTGTGATCGGTGCCGTTCTGATCCCCGGTGCCAAAGCACCTCATCTGATAACAAAGGATATGTTGCAACGAATGAAGCCGGGCAGTGTCCTGGTAGACGTTGCTATCGACCAGGGAGGTTGTTTCGAGACTTCGCATCCGACAACACATGCCGATCCGGTCTATACCGTCGACGACATCGTTCACTATTGCGTAGCCAATATTCCGGGTGCCGTTCCTCAAACCTCCACATTGGCTCTAACCAACGCTACGCTGCCTTATGTACTGGAACTGGCAGATAAAGGATGGAAAGAAGCCTGCAAAGAAGACAAGAGTCTTTATCCCGGACTGAATATCATAGAAGGAAAAATAGTCTATCCGGCAGTAGCCGAAGCATTCGGACTCCCCTGCTATCCTGCCGTATTATAA
- the secA gene encoding preprotein translocase subunit SecA, with product MGFNEIMTKLFGNKSQRDLKEITPYVDKIKAVYPSIQKLSNDELRAKTDEIKQRIQDYVAAERAQVEELRKGIDDKELEEREAIWAEVDKIEKAITDKMEVVLEESLPEAFSIMKETARRFTENEEVVVTANDFDRNLATKYDFVRIEDDKAIFLNHWKAGGNEITWDMVHYDVQLFGGVVLHKGKIAEMATGEGKTLVATLPVFLNALTRNGVHVVTVNDYLSKRDSEWMGPLYMFHGLSVDCIDKHQPNSDARRAAYNADITFGTNNEFGFDYLRDNMAISPSDLVQRKHNYAIVDEVDSVLIDDARTPLIISGPIPRGEEQLFEQFRPNVEVVVNAQKDLCSKLLIEAKKKMASSDPKEVEEGSIQLYRSFKGYPRNKALIKFLSEQGVKAQMLKTEEYFMSENMRHMHEATDELYFVIDEKNNSVELSDKGIDLLTGRSDDPTFFVLPDITSELSQLENFKGSEEEKQAKKDEILANYSVKSERVHTINQLLKAYTLFEKDDEYVVMDNKVMIVDEQTGRIMDGRRYSDGLHQAIEAKEGVKVEAATQTFATITLQNYFRMYHKLSGMTGTAETEAGEFWDIYKLDVVVIPTNRPIARNDMNDRIYKTKREKYAAVIEEISALVEAGRPVLVGTTSVEISELLSRMLTLRKIKHNVLNAKLHQKEAEIVALAGQSGTVTIATNMAGRGTDIKLSAEVKAAGGLAIIGTERHESRRVDRQLRGRAGRQGDPGSSVFYVSLEDNLMRLFASDKIAGLMDKLGFKEGEVLEHNMLSKSVERAQKKVEENNFGIRKRLLEYDDVMNSQRNVIYTRRRHALMGERIGLDVLNTIYDTSIAIADQHSDGFDYEGFKLELFKTFAMESPFTEEEFKNMKAAQLGDRLFEEALQLFKRRMERMTQVANPVIKQVYEHQGAMYENIMIPITDGKRMYNVSCNLKEAYETECKAITKAFQKSIVLHTIDEAWKEHLREMDELRHSVQNASYENKDPLLIYKLESYNLFKSMVDTMNRKTAAVLMRGQIPVREEPTEEEKQAMAERQAAAQQAAQQAAAAERRRIEVRQAGPEERQDMSRYRTEKTDISGNNDPEERAPQQPRQEPIRAEKRVGRNDLCPCGSGKKYKNCHGQGL from the coding sequence ATGGGATTTAATGAAATTATGACGAAGCTGTTCGGCAACAAGTCGCAGCGAGACCTGAAAGAGATTACTCCATACGTGGATAAGATCAAGGCCGTATATCCGTCAATCCAAAAGCTCTCGAATGATGAACTGAGAGCAAAAACAGATGAAATCAAACAACGTATTCAGGATTATGTAGCTGCTGAACGGGCGCAGGTAGAAGAGCTTCGTAAAGGCATCGACGATAAAGAGCTGGAAGAACGTGAAGCCATCTGGGCAGAAGTAGATAAAATTGAAAAGGCGATCACCGACAAAATGGAGGTGGTCCTGGAAGAGTCTCTTCCGGAAGCATTCTCTATTATGAAAGAGACAGCCCGCCGCTTCACTGAAAACGAAGAAGTTGTAGTGACAGCTAATGACTTCGACCGTAATCTGGCAACCAAATATGATTTCGTTCGTATCGAAGACGATAAAGCCATCTTCCTGAATCACTGGAAAGCCGGTGGTAATGAAATTACCTGGGATATGGTACATTACGACGTTCAGTTGTTCGGTGGTGTCGTTCTGCATAAAGGTAAGATCGCCGAAATGGCAACCGGTGAAGGTAAAACTTTGGTCGCTACCCTGCCGGTATTCCTGAACGCCCTGACACGTAACGGTGTACATGTTGTTACCGTGAACGACTACCTGTCAAAACGTGACTCGGAATGGATGGGACCGCTTTATATGTTCCACGGACTTTCCGTAGACTGTATCGACAAACACCAGCCGAACTCGGATGCCCGCCGCGCTGCTTATAACGCCGACATCACATTCGGTACAAACAACGAATTTGGTTTCGACTACCTGCGTGACAATATGGCGATCAGCCCGAGCGACCTGGTACAGCGCAAACACAATTATGCCATCGTCGATGAGGTCGACTCCGTATTGATCGATGATGCCCGTACGCCGTTGATCATCTCCGGTCCGATCCCCCGTGGTGAAGAACAGTTGTTCGAACAGTTCCGTCCGAACGTGGAAGTGGTGGTTAACGCACAGAAAGACCTGTGCTCTAAATTGCTGATCGAAGCCAAGAAAAAGATGGCCAGCAGCGATCCGAAAGAAGTAGAAGAAGGTTCAATCCAATTATATCGTTCATTCAAAGGATATCCGCGTAACAAAGCGCTGATCAAATTCCTGAGTGAGCAGGGAGTAAAAGCTCAGATGTTGAAGACAGAAGAGTACTTCATGTCTGAAAACATGCGTCACATGCACGAAGCAACCGATGAACTGTACTTCGTGATCGACGAAAAGAACAACAGCGTAGAGCTGTCGGATAAAGGTATCGACCTGTTGACCGGCCGTTCTGACGACCCTACATTCTTCGTTCTGCCGGATATCACTTCCGAGCTGTCACAGCTGGAAAACTTCAAGGGCTCAGAAGAAGAAAAGCAGGCAAAGAAAGACGAGATCCTTGCCAACTACTCTGTAAAAAGCGAACGCGTACATACTATCAACCAGTTGCTGAAAGCCTACACATTGTTTGAAAAAGACGATGAATACGTAGTGATGGACAACAAGGTGATGATCGTAGACGAACAGACCGGACGTATCATGGACGGTCGCCGTTACTCAGACGGTCTGCACCAAGCTATCGAAGCCAAGGAAGGTGTAAAGGTGGAAGCTGCCACACAGACATTCGCAACTATCACTCTCCAAAACTATTTCCGTATGTATCACAAGCTGTCGGGTATGACCGGTACAGCCGAAACGGAAGCAGGCGAGTTTTGGGACATCTATAAACTGGATGTAGTGGTGATCCCGACAAACCGTCCGATCGCCCGTAACGATATGAACGACCGTATCTACAAGACCAAGCGTGAAAAATACGCTGCTGTTATCGAAGAAATCAGCGCTTTGGTCGAAGCCGGACGTCCGGTACTGGTCGGTACGACTTCAGTCGAAATCTCCGAATTATTGAGCCGTATGCTTACCCTGCGTAAGATCAAACATAACGTATTGAATGCGAAGTTACACCAAAAAGAAGCTGAGATCGTAGCATTGGCAGGTCAAAGCGGAACAGTGACTATCGCCACCAACATGGCCGGTCGTGGTACCGACATCAAGCTATCGGCTGAAGTTAAAGCTGCAGGCGGTTTGGCTATCATCGGTACGGAACGCCACGAGAGCCGTCGTGTAGACCGCCAGTTACGTGGTCGTGCAGGACGTCAGGGTGACCCGGGTTCTTCTGTATTCTATGTATCACTGGAAGATAACCTGATGCGTCTGTTCGCCTCCGACAAGATTGCCGGACTGATGGACAAACTGGGCTTCAAGGAAGGTGAAGTATTGGAACACAATATGCTGAGCAAATCAGTAGAACGTGCACAGAAGAAAGTGGAAGAAAACAACTTCGGTATCCGTAAACGTTTGCTGGAATATGACGACGTGATGAACTCACAACGTAACGTGATCTACACCCGTCGCCGTCACGCCTTGATGGGAGAACGTATCGGTTTGGATGTATTGAACACAATCTACGATACATCTATCGCTATTGCCGATCAACACTCTGACGGATTCGATTATGAAGGCTTCAAACTGGAACTGTTCAAGACGTTCGCTATGGAAAGTCCGTTCACAGAAGAGGAATTCAAGAACATGAAAGCAGCTCAACTGGGCGACAGACTGTTTGAGGAAGCATTGCAGTTGTTCAAACGCCGTATGGAACGCATGACTCAGGTAGCCAACCCGGTTATCAAACAGGTTTACGAACACCAGGGGGCTATGTACGAAAATATCATGATCCCTATCACGGACGGTAAACGTATGTATAACGTTTCATGTAATCTGAAAGAAGCATACGAAACAGAATGTAAAGCGATCACGAAAGCATTCCAAAAATCCATCGTACTGCATACGATCGACGAAGCATGGAAAGAACACCTGCGCGAAATGGACGAACTGCGTCATTCCGTTCAGAATGCAAGTTACGAAAACAAAGATCCATTGTTGATCTACAAGCTGGAATCATACAATCTGTTCAAATCGATGGTCGACACCATGAACCGTAAGACTGCTGCCGTATTGATGCGCGGACAGATTCCGGTACGCGAAGAACCGACCGAAGAAGAAAAGCAGGCTATGGCAGAACGCCAGGCAGCAGCACAGCAGGCTGCTCAACAAGCTGCCGCTGCAGAACGCCGTCGTATCGAAGTAAGACAGGCTGGTCCGGAAGAACGCCAGGACATGAGCCGTTACCGTACGGAGAAAACCGATATCAGCGGAAACAATGATCCGGAAGAACGTGCTCCGCAGCAACCGCGCCAGGAACCGATTCGCGCCGAAAAACGCGTAGGCCGTAACGATCTTTGTCCTTGCGGAAGCGGCAAGAAATACAAGAACTGTCACGGACAAGGTTTATAA
- a CDS encoding glycerate kinase family protein, which produces MKIVIAVDSFKGCLSSSSIAKAVEEGIFNTLPECEVIKVPIADGGEGTVEALVDATQGKKITLPVHNPLMQPIHAGYGMTGDGRTAIIEMSAASGLNLIPLKPGNIMNTTTYGTGEMIADAIKRGCRNFIIGVGGSATNDAGTGMMQALGVRFTDDTGKEVEKGGKSLSAIRHIDTQNQLPELQDCTFHIATDVTNPFYGPQGAACIFGPQKGGDEEQIKILDRGMKHLAGLIFETTGKDISYLPGSGAGGGMGGGCVAFLQATISSGIELIMDYLRFDELIQGADLLITGEGRMDRQTLFGKVPVGIARAAASRHIPVIAITGQVDTTADKALREAGLSAIFPIHPAPISLEKAMQPDYAYRNIRRTVEQICYMLHLCHYPFVNK; this is translated from the coding sequence ATGAAAATAGTTATCGCCGTCGATTCTTTTAAAGGATGCCTCTCCTCCTCTTCCATCGCAAAGGCAGTGGAAGAAGGGATATTCAATACGTTGCCCGAATGTGAAGTGATCAAAGTTCCTATAGCCGATGGCGGTGAAGGGACCGTGGAAGCACTGGTAGATGCGACACAGGGGAAAAAAATAACCCTGCCGGTGCACAACCCTTTAATGCAACCCATTCATGCCGGTTACGGTATGACGGGAGACGGACGAACGGCCATCATTGAAATGTCGGCTGCCAGCGGACTGAATCTGATTCCCTTGAAACCGGGAAATATCATGAATACGACGACTTATGGAACGGGAGAAATGATAGCCGATGCCATAAAGAGGGGCTGTCGCAACTTCATTATCGGTGTAGGCGGCAGTGCCACAAATGACGCAGGAACAGGGATGATGCAAGCTTTAGGTGTTCGCTTTACAGACGATACGGGAAAAGAAGTGGAAAAAGGAGGAAAAAGTCTTTCTGCCATCCGCCATATCGACACACAAAATCAACTGCCGGAATTACAGGATTGTACATTTCATATAGCAACCGACGTAACCAATCCTTTTTATGGTCCGCAGGGAGCAGCCTGCATATTCGGTCCGCAAAAAGGCGGAGATGAAGAACAAATCAAGATACTTGACAGAGGGATGAAGCATCTTGCCGGACTTATCTTCGAAACAACAGGGAAAGATATTAGTTATCTCCCCGGATCAGGAGCCGGCGGCGGCATGGGAGGCGGATGCGTTGCTTTTCTGCAAGCCACTATATCTTCCGGTATCGAGCTTATCATGGACTATCTTCGTTTCGACGAACTTATACAGGGAGCCGATCTCCTGATTACCGGCGAAGGGAGAATGGACCGGCAGACCTTATTCGGGAAAGTGCCGGTCGGTATTGCCCGTGCTGCAGCTTCACGGCATATTCCTGTCATTGCTATCACCGGACAAGTGGATACTACAGCAGACAAGGCATTGCGGGAAGCAGGTCTGTCTGCTATATTCCCTATACACCCCGCTCCTATTTCCCTGGAAAAGGCAATGCAGCCCGACTACGCCTACCGTAATATCCGCCGAACGGTAGAACAAATCTGTTATATGCTACATCTTTGCCACTATCCTTTTGTCAATAAGTAA
- the rseP gene encoding RIP metalloprotease RseP: METFLIRALQLILSLSILVLVHEFGHFIFARIFKVRVEKFYLFFDPWFSLFKFKPKNSETEYGIGWLPLGGYCKISGMIDESMDKEAMSQPAKPYEFRSKPAGQRLMIMIAGVLFNFLLALFIYSMVLYTWGETYLPLKNMQHGMYYSEAFQEIGFQDGDILLKANNEELDRLDQASFRKVVEANNVTVLRDGVETVIPIPEDMMQRFMREGKGFASPERIPMVVRSLLSKTSPAAVAGLQAGDSIVAVNGQSTPLLEDVAELFDQNKGQNITLNFYRDNKEQSVVLQLDTAGKMGAYLMRSSDIYPTVTRTYGFFESFPAGAMLGVNTLKGYINDMKYVFTKEGASSLGGFGTIGSIFPTVWNWQVFWMQTAFLSIILAFMNILPIPALDGGHVMFLLYEVVARRKPSDKFLEYAQITGMFLLFALLIYANGNDIFRFFFKS; this comes from the coding sequence ATGGAGACATTTTTAATTAGGGCGCTACAGCTCATCCTGAGCTTATCGATATTGGTCCTCGTACATGAGTTCGGACATTTTATCTTTGCCCGTATTTTCAAGGTCCGGGTGGAGAAATTTTATCTTTTCTTTGATCCTTGGTTCTCGTTGTTTAAATTCAAGCCGAAGAACAGTGAAACAGAATATGGTATCGGCTGGTTGCCTTTGGGCGGTTATTGCAAGATATCGGGTATGATCGATGAAAGTATGGACAAGGAAGCGATGTCGCAGCCTGCCAAACCGTATGAATTTCGTTCCAAACCTGCCGGACAGCGTTTGATGATCATGATTGCAGGGGTTTTATTCAACTTCCTGCTGGCTTTGTTTATCTATTCGATGGTACTTTACACCTGGGGCGAAACTTATCTGCCTCTGAAGAATATGCAGCATGGCATGTACTATAGTGAAGCTTTCCAGGAAATAGGTTTTCAGGACGGCGATATTCTATTGAAAGCGAATAACGAAGAGCTGGATCGTTTGGATCAGGCAAGTTTCCGTAAAGTAGTGGAAGCAAATAATGTGACGGTATTGCGTGACGGTGTAGAAACGGTCATTCCTATTCCGGAAGATATGATGCAGCGTTTTATGCGTGAAGGCAAAGGCTTTGCCAGTCCGGAACGTATACCGATGGTCGTAAGGAGTCTGTTGTCAAAAACATCACCGGCTGCGGTTGCCGGTTTGCAGGCAGGTGATAGTATTGTTGCTGTGAATGGGCAGTCAACTCCCTTGCTGGAGGATGTCGCTGAATTATTCGATCAGAATAAAGGACAGAATATAACGCTGAACTTTTATCGTGATAATAAGGAACAATCTGTCGTTCTTCAGTTGGATACAGCCGGAAAGATGGGAGCTTATCTGATGAGATCATCCGATATATATCCGACAGTGACCCGCACATATGGATTTTTCGAATCATTCCCTGCCGGTGCTATGCTGGGGGTAAATACCTTAAAAGGGTATATCAATGATATGAAGTACGTCTTTACGAAAGAAGGAGCATCGAGCCTGGGAGGTTTCGGTACGATCGGAAGTATCTTCCCGACAGTCTGGAACTGGCAGGTCTTCTGGATGCAGACGGCGTTTTTGTCGATCATCCTGGCCTTTATGAATATATTGCCTATTCCGGCTTTGGATGGCGGACATGTGATGTTCCTGCTCTATGAAGTGGTTGCCCGTCGCAAGCCGAGCGATAAATTCCTGGAATATGCACAGATAACCGGTATGTTCCTGTTGTTCGCTTTACTGATCTATGCAAACGGGAATGACATATTCCGTTTCTTCTTCAAGTCCTGA